The proteins below come from a single Zea mays cultivar B73 chromosome 8, Zm-B73-REFERENCE-NAM-5.0, whole genome shotgun sequence genomic window:
- the LOC111255646 gene encoding uncharacterized protein LOC111255646, translated as MVGALAWQATVIKEDIFVSWGWRSHGGLFFGPGFSSLVVFRVPMCIGLCVVCDLSSPTRFGFLHLTRRSTTKTNMELQRDS; from the coding sequence ATGGTGGGTGCGCTCGCATGGCAGGCCACGGTAATAAAAGAAGATATTTTTGTGTCCTGGGGGTGGAGATCGCACGGGGGATTGTTTTTTGGCCCCGGGTTCTCCTCCCTCGTGGTGTTCCGTGTCCCTATGTGCATTGGTCTTTGCGTGGTTTGCGATCTCAGCTCACCTACACGCTTCGGATTTCTGCATCTAACACGGAGATCTACAACAAAAACAAACATGGAGCTACAACGAGATTCTTAA